The window actactggtctcggaccagcgtcatcgccaccggtctcggaccggagtatcactactggtctcggaccagcgccatcgccaccggtctcgaatcggagtatcattactggtctcgaaccagcgccatcgccaccggtctcggaccggagtatcattactggtctcggaccagcgccatcgccaccggtctcggaccggagtatcattacatcgccaccggtctcagaccggagtatcagtactggtctcggaccagcgccatcgccaccggtctcagaccggagtatcactactggtctcggaccagcgccatcgccaccggtctcgaaccggagtatcccagactctcgccccagtgcgagttataagtgagcaaggctctcacgcccaacgaccgagctgctcggtcggctgtcccagactctcgtcccagtgcgagttataagtgagcatactctcacgcccaacgacctttcggtcggCACTCATCACTCCATTCACTTGCCGCTATGCCCGGCACTCCTCATGCTCACCGCTCACTTACAGCTCCGCCTGACCCGCATCACACTTgattcactcgccgctctgctcggcacttatCATTCGCGTTTCGCTGTTGCCCGATCGGTGCTCACcgcttcactcgccgctctgctcggTACTTATCATTCGCGTTTCGTTGTTGCCCGGTCGGCGCTCACcgcttcactcgccgctctgctcggcacttatCATTCGCGTTTCGCTGTTGCCCGGTCGGCGCTCATAGCTccactcgccgctctgctcggcGCTTATTACTCGCGTTTCACTGTTGCCCGATCAGCATTCATCGCTTCACCCGCCACTCTGTCCAACACTCATCATTCGCGTTTCGCACCGCTCATCGCTGTTGCTCGATTGACATGCATCGCTTTACTTGCCGCTCTGCTTGATCCTCGCCATTCACGTTTCGCTCATTGATGTGCTCAGCCGTTTGCTCGATCACTCGCTGGTCCCACTCAACTAATCGATTTATGCTGACTGGCCTATCGCTTAAGTGCTCGCTCGATCGGCACTCGCTCGGTCGCGCTCACGACTTTGCGAGTCCATCATTTTCTTTATTATCCAGTCGGGACTTACCGTCGCTCGGTCGTCACTCGCTCGGTCGCGACCACGATTTTGCGCGCCCATCATGTTCTTTATTGCCAGGTCGCAATTTACTGTCGCTCGATCGGCACTCGTTCGGTCACGTTCTTTATTGGCAGGTCGCGATTTACGGTCGCTCGGTCAGCATTCTCTCGATCGCGCTTACGGATTTGCTCGTCCCGGTCTCGATTTACTGTCACTCGGTCGGCACTTTCTCGGTCACACTCACGGATTTACTCGTACCGATGGCGATTTACGCGGACGACATTTTCTCGATCGCGCACTCACCATTGCTCGTCCATCGTCTTTTCATCTCGCTCGGTTATCGCTCGATCACCCTGCTCAGCATCGCTCGATCATCGTCTCGATATCGTTCGACATATGCTAGATCGTTCTTTTGACGCTCGCTCGATACTATTTAAGTCACTTGCTCGGCCTCGCCACAGCAACTCATTCGACGGAATAAGATGAGCCCAACAATCTGATTCCGCGCTCGGTAGCGATTATGTTTTGGGCTTGGTCTAgttagtcggacttgcgcctccttcgactagacttgagggggaggcttgtgatacgtaTATGGCTTGAGGGGCATAGGAGGAAATAGGGTGAGGAGGAAGGGCAATTATGTCAAATCACTGTTTAGGGATTTAGAGGAGGAGGAGGCTTGATTTGAGTGGAGGATCtttttgttgatacagtctgacctggatgttgttttgatgttgacactgatttaagtttgaatcagatattaaattaactcagattaattactaatcaaggttgacttggttaacctgattgacctgattgggaaaagtccaagcgaggagcttggcacgggaaagtcctggtgagtgaagccagacagtgggaaagtcctaactgggatgttaggcagttggaaagtcctggtgagtgaagccaggcagtgggaaagtcctaactgggatgttaggcagttggaaagtcctggtgagtgaagccaggcaattggaaagtcctggtgagtgaaaccaggcaattgggaagtccaagtgtggaagcttggcatgtatggtcggagagggttcggtagcacgctctcaGGAGTGAGgcgcaagcttggaagcttgactcgagactcatactttggatcggtctgcaccgatccgGCATGTTGCACGGCTGATCGGTTCAGAGCCGATCCGCTGctcgatcgatccgcagatcgatcagCAACACTCAAGAGCACATCGAGtgtatcgatcggtccgggaccaaTCGTGCAAAACTCGAGCATCgagtgtatctgatcggtccgggaccgatcgataacactcgagcacatcgagtggataccgatcggtccgggaccgatcgatgatCCTCGATGCGGAGTGGATACCgatcggtcttacggaccgatccaggtgAGTCCtgacagaccgatcagacttcggTGCCGATTCacgtgaaggggtggatcggtcttgggaccgatcagacaagcacctgatcggtcaccagaccgatcagtgacgataaatagaagcgtggatcggtctactgaccgatccacagtatggcttgttttgcatgcgctttctcttattgtttctgattcgcaattgctttttacctatttcgtttctaaccatctgttgtaagctttctcgaagttacaggttacagattacttgatgttgggtgaattcaaattaaggatcattagtagaaggcgacgaaaaagcttttgctgtgtctcgctgcggacaaaccagttttggtagcaacgtctcgtttgcgatctgctggcagccgtttggtcgaaatcagcttgacttgtgctgataggttcaagctcagaggtaccagtggaaacgaggatgccattggtgggagctgagacaatcagacaaggaagaagtgtgattggcgacgtcgtggacggttgcagggatttgcagggatttgctgcaggtttggcagagatccgttacagagcagagaggcatatgaaggtggagaggagaggctctcgtgacaatgctttttgtgctcttgctgtgaaaaacactgtggagaaaaactctctggaagattgaagcagtgtgcttgttcttcgctgattgtggctgtgagcttcctttgatcattttcacttgagccactactgtaagtcttgtgcttaatttcttactgctgttaaagactttgtggagaggttactccaccgagaaggagaatcctttagccggatagcttccggggtgtgatctaccgaaagatcaagaggattcgtccaccttacggacacgccgaggagtaggggcaagttatccccgaacctcgtaaatctctgagttagtgtgctgtgctttcttgttttagttttctaattccgctgtgctaacaaagttcttgaagaaatttgtgtttagtgtttttcaaagaggctattcacccccctctagccatctaaggtcccaacacttTTTTGCGCCGCCGCCAGGGAAAGTCTTCTCCCCTCTCATGCATCTCGCCGGAGACGATGCCAACGTCGGCCGCCGGCTTcccactcttcttcttcctcttttgtcgCTGCCCTCGAGCAACACCAATGACTActgcctctcctcttcttcctcctcgcgaTGCCGCCGCCGGCCACTGCTCCCTCGCCTTCTCTCTCGCTCTCAAGTctccccccccctccccctcgcGCCTCAACCCACGGGATTGACTCGCCGGAGCAGGAGTAGCAGCGGAGccgcccctctctctctctccttcctctcttcggCAGCATTCCcgcctcctcctctcctcccgtCGGAGCCGCCCCCGAGCAgtccccctctctccctctcggcACGCCACAACCGTCCTCTTCTCGTCATCATTGTTTGCCATATCCGACGCCCATTCAGCCACCTTATTGATGTCGCTACAGCCGACTCCGGCCTATCTACTATCGTTGTCGCCGCTTCCGGTGCCGATCCGATCATTGCTATGTCGCCCATCGAGCCATTATGTCTCGTTCTTCGTATCGCTATTATGTGTCGGCCTTCGAGCCGCAATGGAGTACTGATCTGTGTGCTAATGTTGTATCCTGACCTTTTGTCATTttatatcccggcctgcgtgccgagccCATGTCCCGGCCTGCGTACTGGCATCTTATCCCGGTCTACGTGCCGATgccttatcccggtctgcgtgtcGGTATTGTATCCCGACTTGCAGCTCGTCTTCCCGGTCCGTACCTCGTTCAGCTtctcgtcgtcagatccagctctctaTCCTGATCGGGCGCCGTCTACTattccgggtcgcgacaactcgagccgcgtcccatccgaggacACCCCCGGTCCAGGGTAGCGTTGATCAGAGGACTTTtggagacttggtcaacacggaagccatctcagcacacctccctccgggacgtcgcgacttcgtcaacattctcgTCACCTCACCCGACGATCCGTCTGACTCAACTTCCGGACCGGATCACTATAATAACAACAACTTTATTCCATACTAACCAACTTCACCCTACAAATAGATCGTGCATTCACGTTTGCACCTCAGTTGCCTACAAGTTTGATGGAATTAGTACATCTCGTGGACTGAACTCATGCCGACAGATATATAATATGCTACGAAACCATCTAATACTTTTAAAAGTTAGATATCAAGTTATTTTCTAGGATTGTGATGTTGACATGCATGATACAATTAAGACGCGAAAGAAAAATGAAAGGCAGATCTTTTTGTAATTAACGCAAAGAGGCATGCACATTTTTATCGTGCTTGAAAATGACTAGCTTTGGAGGTTGGCTAAAGATTAACATAAAGGCGATGCTTTGCGTGTTGCGGCATATTTTTATATTAAGCCTAGACGAGACATGGGAAGAAAACAATATACAACTTCAGGGGCCTAAATTACGTTACATTGCTGTACTAATTACATATTGGCTAACCTTAAGATCCTCCTCAcaatcaaaattacattacattgCCATTGATCCTTTTCTTTTGTATTTGACAAACACCAAGTATGTATATTGTGACAAACATCCGGAACTTCTCAACTAATAAACCCCAGCAAATGTATCTGTACAGTCTGGTAAACAAACCACCTGATTAGAATAAAGTTACAGAGAAAACCAATTTCTATTTTGTAAGCAAAGGATGAACAGTTATCATTACTGCCACGTTTACAAGAACTTTTTTACGTGTTTGCCTTCAGAGTAAGAAATGCACATGTCAAGCATGCATTATAAAATTGCCACTTCAATCGCCCGGGCATAATATGCCATCCTATCCTCTGTGCTTTCTGCATTCAATTCTCCTGTCGTCTTCCCAGTGGCTGCTACTCTTGGCATTTCAATTTTCCAAAACCCACCTTTCATTTTCCTGCTCATCCCATTTAAATCTGTGATCTGTGCCTAATACATCTTGGTCATACCAAACTGAACAGCGCCAACTTTTCTATGCGCTACAGCACCTCCTGCTGCGGCTGCTACAAGTCCATTGTAAGGAGATTTTGCATGCACCAGGCTTGCTTCTAGTATGCTGTTGTCCCTCTCGATCCGCTCGGTCTTAGTTCCTGTGAGATAAAATGGGGATGTTCTCATCTCGAGAGCTATATCCGATGTCATCTTATTGTGCAAGTGTGGTTGTGGAGGCTTATGTTGAACGGATTCACTTTCGGCTTCCATTGGTTCTCTATTGTAGCTATCCAACTTGCCCGAGCTACCGGGAAAACAATATGCTGAAGGTTGTGGTGTAAGAACAGGATTCCTAATGAACCGTCTAGGATCATAGGCATCTTTCACAGTCACACTATCGTAAGGCAAGACAGGACCAATAGCTTTTCCTGGCCGAGCTGAGAAACATACCATACAATTATTGTGAGTGCACCATCACCATTACATATGGTCAATTTGAATCTAAAACAATTACCAGTTGGAACCCGTTGTGGTGCCTGCGAAGTCCTTGTTATATTTCCAGACAACCTTTCGGTTTCTCGAGGATTCTTGCAAGCCTCATCACTGCCTTGTCTGTCTCTGGAAGTGCCCATATTGGTTTGTCCCATTGGAGAAGCAGTAGAGGAATGGACAACCGTTGACCTAACAGATGCCAAAGAAATTTTAAGCGTCCTATGAAACAGTGAAAAATTAGGCATATCTGAAGCTGCTGCACATCATGTTGcatgatgaaagagaaaatgAAACATTTCAAATAAAACTGCTTTATGGTTGTCTTTTCTACGCTTGTTGCGCTTTACTGAAGAGGTTATATCTGCTATTCTTTCAGCATGACAAATAATCACAAGATAAAGCTTTAGATCTTGGATAAAATATAAGAGCAAGATATAAGAAAGCCATCGATCCAACAACAGAAAAATTAGCTTCATTCATTATTTTGGTTTCAGCTATTAACTCTAAAGGAAATAAAAATGAACCTGAGAGGAACAGCAGTTACccttttcttgcaatttaaactAAACTCGTGTGCATAATACAATGCATATTTTTGATGTATTATGACACAAAGTGAAAGTATATAATACAATGGCTTGCGTGGTTTTTCACAATGCATTTTATGTTCTCAACCTATGTATATAACACTATGACTAATACAAGATAGATGATTATATTTTTGATTATTCAACAAGGAATAATAATAAGCTTGACAGCATACTGAATATTGAAGAAACAGAAAAGAAACTACTTCACTTCGAAGAATCAGAATGAACTTTTTATATTGTAAGTCAtgcagaaggaaaaaaaatacacGTTCATGAAAGAACTTCCAACATAATTACTTTGAAGGTTTGTCAAAATTTAAAAGACATTCCAAAATCTATTAAAACTATGTTTATTttacattgaaaaaaaaaatatacattatGTTTTAAACACAAGATCTCTTGCATGATCTAGTGTTCTAATCATAAGATTAACTTAAACATTATCTACATACAAAAAAAAGGCATAAAGATCAAAACCAGACTAAAATAAAAAGGTATACCTAGGAAGAGAAACATGTTTCCTATCTAGTGGAATTACAGGTCCACTTTTACCACCATTCTCCTCAAGGTAAGCAAATTGCTTTCTAAACTGATCCACAGCACTGCATAAACAGAAAACAGGGAGTATTGAGAATAAGAAAATACCTGAGAAAGAGATGTATAAAAATATTGAAGGATGGTGAACATGAACATCAAACCTAGGATACAGAAAATTTGTTCTTTCAGTTCCATTAACGTAGTCTTTGAGTAACTGAGGATGATACTCCAATATCTCACGAAAGATAAGCTCTCGAATGTCATCTTTAGTCAACCTTCTGCGCTCAAACTCAAACTCCATTTTTGTGATGGGTTGGCAAAATGGTTCCCTCTCTACTTTGGCAAGACCTTTAAAATATGGATCAGCCAGTGCCTAATAAACAAAAAGATGTGTTAGCTTCCGTGGACACAAACACCCAAAGTTTGAGAAAGATGTTAGTAGTATTAAATACAATGTGGTTACTGGTATACTGAGCACAACAATGACAATacagccttatcccactaggtgaggtcggctACTAATATACTGAGTAATTGAGTCTATTTCCACAATAGCTGCACTAGGTAGCTCtagctttctttaaaaaaaatctcccCAAAACTTAACAAAAGAATACTGGACAgtggataatattttttttaaaaaaataattggtAATAACATACCTCTTCAGCAGTTGGTCTATCCTTAGGATCAAAGGCTAGCAGCCTCTCTAAAAGTTTTAATGCCAATGGATCTGCATTGGGAAACTTCTGTGCAAGTGGTACTGATTGTTTCTTCCTCATGCTGCTCAAATACCTCCTTGCTTTCTCATTTCGAACCTAGGATTAGATAGAAGAATACGTTCAAAATTAGGCATCTTTTCTAATTTTCGAAACAATCACATCCAATACAGAGAGTTCTGGTAAACCAAAGTACCCGAGAAATTGTATCCAAGGAAGGTGTCCCCAGAAGATCAGTCATCAAATCCAACTGATGAACCACATTTTTGCCAGGGAAGAGTGGCTTGCCTGTTAGTACTTCAGCAAATATGCAACCAATGCTCCAAATATCAATAGCAGGAGTATACTGCAATTTGATTACTGCTAGTCAATATCTTTCCAAGAAAAAGTAGTTCATACTTTAACACAAAAACAGAAAAATAAGGAACAAACTCCATACAAGTACCTCTTGCTAATCATATTTCAGCTTGCAGGGGAGTTCAAAATCCTTCCTGAACAAGCATTGTTTTAATGTATAATCTATACCATCCCTAAAAAATTTAGGAGAAAGACACTAAAATAAACCAACTGCTTGAGAAGAGCAATAATTTCCACTCCTAgcttaaatgatttaaaatttagaccCATCAAGTATCTCGATAACGGCAGAAtcctaaaaaaaaacaaaaaaaaaaaacaagatagtTTAACTAGGAAGGTCATCTTAGTTCATACGACAAAGCCAGCATCCAATTTCCCTGCCCTTTACTGTTCAAAAGTCTAGCAGAAAAGTGTAAGACGCAGGGACAAACATGGATACATTGTGATGATATAAGCCAGTAA is drawn from Zingiber officinale cultivar Zhangliang chromosome 1B, Zo_v1.1, whole genome shotgun sequence and contains these coding sequences:
- the LOC122048453 gene encoding mitogen-activated protein kinase 10-like isoform X2, with the protein product MQQDQRKKNSPELEFFSDYGDANRYKIQEVIGKGSYGVVCSAIDTHTGEKVAIKKIHDIFEHISDAVRILREIKLLRLLRHPDIVEIKHIMLPSSRRDFKDIYVVFELMESDLHQVIKANDDLTKEHYQFFLYQLLRALKYIHTANVYHRDLKPKNILANANCKLKICDFGLARVAFSDTPTTIFWTDYVATRWYRAPELCGSFFSKYTPAIDIWSIGCIFAEVLTGKPLFPGKNVVHQLDLMTDLLGTPSLDTISRVRNEKARRYLSSMRKKQSVPLAQKFPNADPLALKLLERLLAFDPKDRPTAEEALADPYFKGLAKVEREPFCQPITKMEFEFERRRLTKDDIRELIFREILEYHPQLLKDYVNGTERTNFLYPSAVDQFRKQFAYLEENGGKSGPVIPLDRKHVSLPRSTVVHSSTASPMGQTNMGTSRDRQGSDEACKNPRETERLSGNITRTSQAPQRVPTARPGKAIGPVLPYDSVTVKDAYDPRRFIRNPVLTPQPSAYCFPGSSGKLDSYNREPMEAESESVQHKPPQPHLHNKMTSDIALEMRTSPFYLTGTKTERIERDNSILEASLVHAKSPYNGLVAAAAGGAVAHRKVGAVQFGMTKMY
- the LOC122048453 gene encoding mitogen-activated protein kinase 10-like isoform X1 — its product is MQQDQRKKNSPELEFFSDYGDANRYKIQEVIGKGSYGVVCSAIDTHTGEKVAIKKIHDIFEHISDAVRILREIKLLRLLRHPDIVEIKHIMLPSSRRDFKDIYVVFELMESDLHQVIKANDDLTKEHYQFFLYQLLRALKYIHTANVYHRDLKPKNILANANCKLKICDFGLARVAFSDTPTTIFWTDYVATRWYRAPELCGSFFSKYTPAIDIWSIGCIFAEVLTGKPLFPGKNVVHQLDLMTDLLGTPSLDTISRVRNEKARRYLSSMRKKQSVPLAQKFPNADPLALKLLERLLAFDPKDRPTAEEALADPYFKGLAKVEREPFCQPITKMEFEFERRRLTKDDIRELIFREILEYHPQLLKDYVNGTERTNFLYPRFDVHVHHPSIFLYISFSGIFLFSILPVFCLCSAVDQFRKQFAYLEENGGKSGPVIPLDRKHVSLPRSTVVHSSTASPMGQTNMGTSRDRQGSDEACKNPRETERLSGNITRTSQAPQRVPTARPGKAIGPVLPYDSVTVKDAYDPRRFIRNPVLTPQPSAYCFPGSSGKLDSYNREPMEAESESVQHKPPQPHLHNKMTSDIALEMRTSPFYLTGTKTERIERDNSILEASLVHAKSPYNGLVAAAAGGAVAHRKVGAVQFGMTKMY